In the genome of Drosophila kikkawai strain 14028-0561.14 chromosome 2R, DkikHiC1v2, whole genome shotgun sequence, the window aaaaataacaacaacaggaaCTACGACCGATCGACGACGAATTTAGACTGAGACTCGAGCAGCTGTAAGCATTGGGTTATTTtgacaatttttgtttttgttccgccgctgctgctcttTCTTCTTGCTGTGCTTTCTCGCGATTTTCATGGCTGCTctgatgatgttgctgctgctgctgttgctgcttctacagatgctgttgctcctgttgCCGCTGGCATTTcgcatgttgctgctgttatgATATTATCATTCCTCTTCCATTTTTTGCACGCCAAGAGCCCGCTCGTTCGCCTGGGgtcaacgcggcgtatgcgcgattagctatttattttattggttCGCCCAGACCAGTTTATACCGCATCCGTGACGTCGCCGCAGCGCTTATCCAGCCAATGACGTCATGGCTGTCACAGCTGTCACGCGCAGAAAGTGTTCGAACACTATTTATAGATCGCACGGCCTCCGTCGCAATCCCCCCGCCAACGCCACCCGGCCGCATCAGCTGCTGCCGCTAATTTTTGCAAGTGTTTTTCTTTGCGCTTTTCTTAGGATCGCCTGAACCTGAAAAtagaaaagcagaaaaaaagagagtGTGAGAGAGAGGGGGCGGTTTTGGGGGTGAGGCCGAGGTGGAAATTGTCGTTTTTGTGTGCGAAGCTCATTGAAATGTTTGCGCGTACTCAATTTTTATTCgcatctaaatatatatataagtgtaCGTAGTATACACGCGCGTATActagagttttttttttgctcccaCAGAGAATGGCAATcgattactcatacgccccgaGAGCCAAGCATATgcgaaatgcaaattaaattgcattcaaATGTTTTGTacaccccaaaaaaaatttgtctcaattattatttatgagcCATTGCAGGAGCTTTAAAGGAGGAGCAATCATGACGCCCAAGTATCTAAATGATGCTTTTGAATATGTACAGTGTGAGCTTTATAAGGTGAATATTGCTTTAGAtgaacttaaaaattaactaaaaattttatgGGTATATATAAAACTGAGTGTTGTTGCTTTTCATTCTTTTATTAGGTATTCTTTAaggtaaatatataatttatttatatatttacatgatCATTTTggtgaattttaatttaaagcaaCCTTTGGACTCGTTGAGTTcagaaataaaatgtaataaaattcGTATGCTatgttctttattattttataggctttataaatatatccttcttatattaatatattgtttgcttgtatttatatataatatttatatttgttttgatttatcGACTTGAGAAAATTCTacgatttaatttaatgcaatcTTTGGACTCGATTTAGTACAGTGACCtgtataaaatgaataaagtGCATTCAacctattatttattaatttttaatattttataacatttttctaAAGGAATTATATTTGtgctgatttatttttaagcactTAAAGACCCATTAAACCTTTAACTGGTTACTGGATTATTATCTTTTTATTATACAGTATTTTTAAGGACatttattcattcatttaaCTTGTTTCTAGTCACTCGTACTTTAATACTCTCTATTTCCTGAGAAATATCTCCCTTGATTTCCCTCTAGCTATCTCTGCCACGCGCCAATTTCCCCCTAGAGTTAATTAAATCACACAGTGTCGTGCTTTTGATGTTCAGTTTTCCTTTAATTGCATTAAATTACTCAATGTGTTAACGTTGTCAGAATTCGCTATCCTTTATTCAGCATTCAGTCCTGCTCAGTAGCCACGACCACCCCGCGGTGGGTTTGGATTGTAGGGCGACGGCCTCGTATCGAAAATGGGTCCCTGCTGACGATGGGGCTCTGCAATGGTGAAAGGAGCCGTGGCAAGGACTCCCAGCAGGGCCAGGAAAATC includes:
- the Mtk gene encoding metchnikowin produces the protein MQLNLGAIFLALLGVLATAPFTIAEPHRQQGPIFDTRPSPYNPNPPRGGRGY